The Lipingzhangella halophila genome segment GCGGTCAAGCGCGGCCTTGAGGTTCTCCGTCCCCGGCGCGCCGTACGCCTCCTCCAGGGTCGGGGCGAACCCGGCCTCCTGGAGTAGGCGCTGCCGCTCGGAGTCGACCAGCAGCTCAACCAGCTCCCGGGCTTCCTCCGGCGCCCGCGATTCGCTGGCCACCGCCAGGCTCTGGCCGCCGAGGGCGCCACCGCCGGGCCATGGGCTCATGCCGAACGAGGCTTCGTCTTGCCGCTCCTCGGGGAGCCAGCCGGCGAACTCCAGCCCGGGAACCTCCTCGTCCTGGCCGGTTTCCCCGGCACCACTCTGGTCGAGCACGTGTTCTGCGTAGGGCCAGTGCCGTAGGAACGCGACTTCGCCATCGTTGAACCGGCGCAGGCTCGTGAGCTCGTCGTCGTGCACCGCGTCCGAAGGGATCGTGCCAGTGGCCATGTGCCGCCTCAGGTGCTCGATCCCTACCACCTCGGTCCCGAGGTTCACGTTCTCCGGCTGGCAGGAGCCACCGGACGTCGGGAAGAGCGCCTCGTCGTCGACGCGCCCCGAGGCCCAGTCCAGTTCCAGGACGTTCACCGTGAGTCCCTCGTAGTTGGCGAACTGGCCGGCGTAGCCGTCGATCCCGCCGCCGGCCGCATCGTCAGCGAGATCCAGCAGCGCGCCCGCCGCGTCGTCCTCCGAAAAGGCGTTCTCCAGGTCCGCATGGTCCACCAGGTCGGCGCGGTAGTAGAGCAGCCCCACGTCCGCGAGGAACGGCGCGGCCCATACCTCCTCCTGGTAGGTGACCGCCTCGATCCACTCGTCCAGGAAGTTGTCCGGCTCGAACTGGCCTCCGTCGGCACTGATCCCGCTGATCGGGGTGATCCACTCCTTCTCGGCGAACTCCGCGACCCACTGGGTGTCGAGACTCACGACGTCGTACACCTCGCCCTCCGACTGGGCGATCGCGGCGAACTGGGCGCGCTGGTGGTCGGCGTTCCCGGACAGGTGCACCAGCCGGACATCCCAGCCGGGGTTGTTCTCCTGCCACTCCGCCAAGGCCGAGTCGAGGAGCTGGTGGTAGATGCCCTCGCTCTGGTCTTCCGGGGTGCGCGGGTCGAGAGGC includes the following:
- a CDS encoding extracellular solute-binding protein: MRRGRFLPALAGLVVGGCLAAGCSVPDDDRELVLATPLDPRTPEDQSEGIYHQLLDSALAEWQENNPGWDVRLVHLSGNADHQRAQFAAIAQSEGEVYDVVSLDTQWVAEFAEKEWITPISGISADGGQFEPDNFLDEWIEAVTYQEEVWAAPFLADVGLLYYRADLVDHADLENAFSEDDAAGALLDLADDAAGGGIDGYAGQFANYEGLTVNVLELDWASGRVDDEALFPTSGGSCQPENVNLGTEVVGIEHLRRHMATGTIPSDAVHDDELTSLRRFNDGEVAFLRHWPYAEHVLDQSGAGETGQDEEVPGLEFAGWLPEERQDEASFGMSPWPGGGALGGQSLAVASESRAPEEARELVELLVDSERQRLLQEAGFAPTLEEAYGAPGTENLKAALDRARPRPCTPYYPRVSQVLSDAVHGGLDSTTPYSPDGDELRERLDDALAGR